From one Misgurnus anguillicaudatus chromosome 2, ASM2758022v2, whole genome shotgun sequence genomic stretch:
- the diras1b gene encoding GTP-binding protein Di-Ras1b translates to MPEQSNDYRVVVFGAGGVGKSSLVLRFVKGTFRDTYIPTVEDTYRQVISCDKSVCTLQITDTTGSHQFPAMQRLSISKGHAFILVYSITSKQSLEELKPIYQQILAIKGTVENIPIMLVGNKSDETQREVKTDDGEAQAKIWKCAFMETSAKTNHNVTELFQELLNLEKKRNMSLNIDGKRSGKQSRADKLKGKCSVM, encoded by the coding sequence ATGCCTGAGCAAAGCAACGACTACCGTGTGGTGGTGTTTGGAGCAGGCGGCGTTGGAAAAAGCTCACTGGTGCTTCGCTTTGTAAAAGGCACTTTCCGGGACACCTACATCCCGACGGTGGAGGACACGTACCGTCAGGTGATCAGCTGCGACAAGAGCGTCTGCACCCTGCAGATCACGGACACGACCGGCAGCCACCAGTTCCCTGCCATGCAGCGTCTGTCCATCTCCAAGGGTCACGCCTTCATCCTGGTCTACTCCATCACCAGCAAGCAGTCCCTGGAGGAATTGAAGCCCATCTACCAGCAGATCCTCGCTATCAAGGGCACCGTGGAGAACATCCCCATCATGCTCGTGGGAAACAAGAGCGACGAGACTCAGCGCGAGGTGAAGACGGACGACGGCGAGGCCCAGGCCAAGATCTGGAAGTGCGCTTTCATGGAGACCTCGGCTAAGACCAACCACAACGTCACCGAGCTTTTCCAGGAGCTGCTCAACCTGGAGAAGAAGAGAAACATGAGTTTGAACATCGACGGCAAGCGGTCCGGGAAGCAAAGCAGGGCCGACAAGCTGAAGGGGAAATGCAGCGTCATGTAG